agcatactgcgaaagcaacactcgagtggattaaggggaaacatgtaaatgtcttggaatggctagacaaagcccagacctcaatccaattgagaatctgtggtacgacttaaagattgctgtacaccagcagaacccatccaacttgaaggagctggagtagttttgccttgaagaatgggcaaaaatctgtggttagatgtgccaagcttattgaGACATACTTCAAGAGACTTGCAActataattgctgcaaaaggtggctctagaAAGTATTGACATTTGGGGgtaaatagttatgcacgctcaagttcagttttttttattgtcttatttcttgtttgtttcacaaaaaaaatattttgcatcttcaaagtggtaggcatgttgtgtacattttaaatgatacaaacccccctaaaatctattttaattcaaggttgtaagacaacaaaataggaaaaatgccaaggggggtgaatactttcgcaaggccctGTAGTTGTCTAGTATCCAGTGACTTGTcatgtagtcctgaacagaattAGTGGACTTTTCTTTCATTCACTCTTGAGgcttctttgaagataggctagccagccgtaTCAATGGTTGGAGCAGAGTAACAGGATGGTCCTACTTAAATTCTCTTTCAAAGATACTTTAGCTGTCCTAAGTAATCAGCagtaccagtgattgtccgggaGATGAGTTTATCGTCTTCACCTGATGTTGAGATTCAAAGTTCAAAGTACTTTAAATGCGCAGCTGCAGCTTCACGCCTTTGGtctaatgtgtttttttttcttaatCCATCATTTATTCAGATTGCTTGAACGCTGCAGCTCCGGCCAGCTAGTCACTGTGCAAAGTTTGTGGAAAACAATTATCTCTTACAGCTTCtcaaatcacatccctctcttaacaaaaacactttcatCATTGTTCATATTACATGCACAACGCATAGTATGGAAACGTATATGTAGTGGGTATACtatccaagttacagtatttcctttctgacattttttttaatgaaatcacaaaataacaaacttACATTAGTAAGTCTGACCATTCCCTATGATCTATGTTAGACATTTTGTTCCAGTATTTGCATTTGAACGCTTCAGAGTTTCAGCTGGAAAAAGTATTGAAAAAGTACATTCCTTTGAATCTTGAGAGCGCAGACCTGATTTACAACAGAGCGTAAGttggtcctcataagagccagtttcatcatagcgcttgatggtttttgcgactgcacttgaagaagctttcaaagttcttgtaattttctggattggctgaccatcatgtcttaaagtaatgatggactgtcgtttctcttttcttatttgagctgttctttccataatatggacttttaccaaaaagggctatcttctgtatacccctctaccttgtcacaacacaactgactggctcaaacactttaagaagaaaataatttgtggaatttaacTGAATTTGAATTGTTTGTTGAACCCCCTTATCGACAAGTGTCCCAGGAGCCTAGCTTCACCCTCTCCTCAAGCTAGGTCACTTAAAGCTATTTGTGATGATCTAGGGTGTGCTGATGTCTGGAGAACCTTTCATCCCTCCAACAGAGTTCACCTTTTCTCTGCACCTCATGGATGTCAGACTAGAATAGATTACTTTTTTATGCTCAGGATGTCTTTGCAGTCTGTTTTATCTGCTAATATAGGAAGCATAGTCATATCTGATCATGCTGAGGTGATCCTGGAACTACAACTCAAAGGGGCACCCAATCCATCATGATATTGGAGATGGAATACAACCATTCTTAAAGACCATACACCTACATCATATTTTATTACAGAGTTCAAAGCATTTTTCTCTACCAACTCTCAATCAACAGACAACACCTTGCTCCTTTGGGAAACGTGTACAGCGTACACCAGGGTTCTGATTGTCATACACAGCCACTAAGAGGTGGAAAAAAACATGCAAAGCAAAAAAAGTTAAAGGGTGAATTGGCAactaaagagaaggactacattcAAATTCCCACTCCTGCCCTTTATAAAGCAAATATCAGTCCTTAGATCAATGATGGACTCTCCTAACACAGGACGCTGAAAAGAAAATGAGATTTGTCAGGCAAAAGCTTTATGAACATGGCAATAAACCAGGAAAATATTTGGTGTACCTAGCTAAAAAGAGAGCAGACAGTCAATTGCTACTATAACTGATTCTGATGGCAACCATTTATATGAACATAAATGGATAAATGAGTCATTTAAGAAATTCTATGCAAATCTTTATGCCTCAGAACTGACAAATTATGCACCCAAACTGATAGAGGACTTATTTTCTAAGATTGAGCTCCAAACTATTTCTGAAGAAAAGCGGTCTCTCCTTAATGCCCCTATTATAGAGGAAGAGATAATGTTTGCAATTGAGAATCTGCAAAATGGTAGGGCCCCAGGAACCAGACGGGTTTAGTAGTGTGTTCTATAAGGAGTTCCATGGACTGATAATTGAGCCATTGCTTGATAAGTTTAACCACTCATTTTCAGAAGACCGCCTCCCTCAAACGCTGAGGGAGCTAACATATCACTTATTCTCAAAAAGGGAAAATGCCCAGTCTTGTTCCTTGTACAAACCTATTGCTCTTCTGAACGTGGATAGAAAATTGCCTTCTAAAATCCTAGCCACATTCACATAATTGTGAAAGGGGACTAAACTGGCTTCATTACGGGCCGTAACTCGTGTAATAATGTCAGGTGGTTTCTTAATGTTATTCAAGACTACCAACGAAGTGCTGTGGATGGTCTTGTGCTCTCCCTAGATGCTGAAAAAGCATTTGACAGTGTGGAGTGGTCCTACCTATTCTTTGCTCAAACTAAATTTGGTCTAGGTGACAActtttataaaatgggttaaggtTCTAAATGATGATCATCATGCAGCTGTCCTTACTAATGGGCTATGGTCAAATAGCTTCACCACACACAGAGGTACTAGACAGTGCTGTCCTTTGTCCCCTGTCCTATTTTGTGCTCTTTAAAtaaaacatctttatttaactaggcaagtcagttaagaacaaattcttattttcaatgacagcctaggaacagtgggttaactgccttgttcaggggcagaacaacatatttctaccttgtcagctcggggatttgatcttgcaacctttcggttacaagtccaacactctaaccactaggctacctgctattATAGAACCACTGGCCCAGTCAATCTGAGTAACACCTGCTATACAGTGTCTGATTGGTGATGTTCATCATAAAATAAGCTTGCTAATTATGTTTTGATATTCATCTCCAGCCCAGAGACTTCCATTACATATCTTGTTAATAGGCTATaatttaactaaatcagaggctaTGCCACTTGGTAGTCTTCACTCTGTACCTTTCCCCCCCTTTCCTTTTAAATGGCCTCCCTCAGGTTTTACGTATCAGGGTATATCCTAAGTTCCAGCAAATGTACAAAGCCAATTTTGTTCCCTTATTTGATACAAAAAGACAGGATCTGGAGCGCTGGAACTCTCTTCTGATTTCATGATTGGGTAGAATCTCCCTCTTGAAAAGGAACATTTTACCTAGACTACTTCACCCAATCCAAATGATCCCAGTCTTTCTTTCCAATAAGGTAATAACATATTTAAATGGCTGGTTAAGTTCCTTCACATGGAGAAAATGCAAGCCAAGACTTAAGATGTAAATATTGCAGCTGCCAGGCTTGATCTGCCCAATATTAGGCTTCATCAGTGGTGTGCCTGCCTATGTTATATTTCTGACTGGATCCCAAATGACGATGACTCTATTTGGTTAGATATTGAGAGTTCTTTTTCAAAATACCCCTTGCAGGATCTTTTATTTTTCCAAAGCTTCAAGTCAGAAAAAGTTCACTGCAATAATCCCATTACACTTAACACAAAGCAAGGAGATTTGTTAAATTTTTTGGGGGGAAGGTCCAAACTAACCTTTGCTCTTACCTCGATTCTTAACCACCCAGATTTTGTACCACGATTGCTGGATGCTGGCTTTAACATTTTGGCTCAACAGGTTATTCTGTTACGATGTCGCCGAAGAACCATCTACTAGCCACGGCCTGCTAGCTTTTCTGAACGCTGTGTCCCctgctcgcctagcgtagtagtgactaccgaacAGCACCCTGACTCACCGATTGCTGCCCTTTTGACACTATGATCACCCGGCTACACCActgatgccccctggactgtttcaataacacagTACCTgttggccccagcctcgaactcaagtactgtatgtacctaactaacccactctgcccattcatcgccatttacccgctgttgtcttagctctcctgatcaacacctgcGTTTAATTTATgcctctaatgtcaatatgcattgtctactgctgtcttggcttGTTCTTAGTTTTATTTctgtagagccctcagtcccactcaaaatgccttagatagctcttttgtcccacccaacacacatgcagagaccttACCTGGCTTAACTTGTGCCTCTAGAGatgaaacctctctcatcgtcactcaatgcctaggtttacctccactgtactcacatcctaccatacccttgtctgtacattatgccctgaatctattctaccacacccagaaatctgctccttttactctggatgcctggttattctttaaaagtgctttcctcgccatcttaaataagcatgccccattttttttaaaactatgaacagatatagccctttgttcactccagacttgactgcccttcacctgcacaaaaacatcctgcggcgtactgcattagcatcgaatagcccccgcgatatgcaacttttcagggaagttaggaaccaatatacacaggcagttaggaaagcaaagactaactttttcaaacagaaatttgcatcctgtagcacaaactccaaaaagttctgggacactaaagtccatggagaatatgaGCAACTCCTGCTAAAACAGTGAATaaaacacacttagggaggaggcttctaatgttaacatacaTGAAACCACGGCTTTTCCAGGTACAGAAGTCAACAATTGAGAacacctggggaatgggagtggtgtTGGGGGCTGCAGGGaatgggttaacctctacatcaccagaggagtaggataagggtacggctaaaggctataagaactagtcgtctagtgcgttcggaacagagtaaacggagcagatttctgggtgtggaAGAATAGATTAaatgcataatgtacagacaaggtaggatgtgagtacagtggaggtaaacctaggcattgagtgactatgagagaggtttcgtctctagaggcaccagttaagccaggtgaggtcaccgcatgtgtggggggtggaacaaaagggctatTTAAGGCATGTTGGGCAgggctgggggctctacagtgaaataagacaataatcactaaccaaaacaggcatattgacattagggagaggcatgtgtagccgagtgatcatagggtccaatgagttgCAATAGGTTAATCAGGGAGCCGTTCAGTAGTCGCTACTATGCTAGGCGAGCTACTATCACTACCGCTCTGAGACCAAGGACTGTCGCCTTGCAGATTTGATCATCTGTCCACCAAAGCCTTTAACGGGGACACGACTGTCAGAATTGGAGGCTGTTTTACTAGCTTCTTGAAGATTACAACTAGCTAACTGGTAAATTAGACTTTTCCCCAAAGCTCATTGGCAAGACTGCCAATACATACTCACCTTGCACAAAAGGCTTGAAATGCTTCAGGTTGGTTATTACTATGTGGCAGTGTTCTCTCTTCTTTTCAGAAAGGTCCATCGCTGAGTTTTTCTCCCAAGTTTTAGTTAgctaggcaggtagcctaactTTAGCTTAGCTTGTTTACTTCTCTAGTGGGGTCATCTCAAATTTACGAGGAAGCATGTGCCTGCAAATAGTATGCATATGACAACCAATCATAAAGTCATTCATTAAAATCACACTTTAACCAACACACATCTATTTTTGTGACGACATGGACCGACCGcttggttttgaagtattgaaaccaaaccatatggatttgaatgaaaagtatttgaataaacatgaaaaggtgaatgtAAGAAGCATAATTTGAAATAGGCTAcatcatattaaacagcataaaCACACTCTAAAcaggtcaggagccagacagggagcgtaaggaacaaaaataaatgatttacgctatattatttcaaggctataagCTACATTGCGAAGCATGTCCGAGTGCTACACGATTGGCTGGTAGGAACATGAAGCGCTCAgtatttaaacaacattttgttgtattaaatcattatagtctaAAAATTGCAAATATAAGCTGTCATTTACAAATTAAGTGAAAAATTACTTACTGgtgcatttcaataaaaaaaattgtttcaaaaaaaataatttaaatgcACCAGTAAGTCATTTTTCACTTAATTTGTAAATGACAGCTTATAATTGCAATTTATAGACTTAATTTGTAAATTACAGTTTGTGTTTCACAAGTTTGGCCGGTCTGTGGCTTCAAGCTCATGCAatggtgcctggagagcaggccagcagtggagaataccctctccacacttgcagagccactggggatgctaaacactCTTTTGGCCACTCTAGGCAGAGatacagttttttgttgttgttttctatcTAAAGGTTAttaggcaaaataacccaatcaaaacgTAAAACTCTTTGAATGTGGGAATATACCAGGCGTATTGGGCCAAACTCAATTATGACCTATTGTAAAGATAATGCAACAAAAATGAGCTAAACATTTAAGAGATCAGATTTTTTAGTTTATAAATACTGCTATAATGACACACTTAGTTATCTACCCAACTCATTCTTTACTTTTATCATGTGCACATAGTAAGTACAACATCATGCTTTAGGGTatgtgtcttttcagattccacaatgattatTTAGTtatggacactacatcaccgcacTCCCTCTTTTGCTCTTGTTCCTGTGTctttatcagtttctttatgaaaatgtCAATATTTTGctaactccatgacagtagctaaagcagCACACAAGTACACTACAATGCATGCTGGGCCAGGCATGCCCTGAGCTGgtgaatttaaaacatttttatttatttaactatgtaagtcagttaagaacaaattcctatttacaatgacggcccacagtgggttatctgccttgttcaggggcagaatgacaaattcttaccttgtcagctcggggattctatccagcaacctttcgtttactagtccaatgctctaaccactaggctacctgctgctccaTGAAGCGAGCGCTACTGTAGTGAAATTGGAATGGGCGAGAAGGCCAACGGtccagcctttgggaatctcGCTCAAATTGAGCATATTGAGCGTCTCCtcacaaatgtattttatttatctaCACAAGTCattttagaacaaattcttatttacaatgccagCCTACACCGTCATTGTCACATACTCTGGTTGGGGAATGCTTCCAGCATGGCCGTTGCCTTTAAAACGCAAAACTCGTTGCTTCAAGCCACACCCACCAAACAGAAGCAAACGTACCTCAAAGTCTGTTCAATAACGTACATGAACGTTTTTGGGAAGTGTTTAGTTCAGTACAAACCGTTCCGCAAAGTAGCAAATGTTCAAGCGAACTGAGCGCACCTCAGAACAGTGAGTCACAGCCAATgctgtatatataaatcattggtcACAGCTCGCAGTGTATATACATTGTTTGCGAATCAGCCAAACTGTATCCGTGCAACGAAACAATGTTAGCTCGCTAGATCAGAATGGTTCGTACGAGGCTAGATGTGCGTACGCATGGTCTAAAGTTTGCGGGGAGCTgagtacatttttttatttttataaatgccAACTTTTGGCGCACACACATTTTGGAGTGTATGTTGTAGGTATGCACGGTTTATAAATTAGGCCCCTggagtgtaatcattagtccaaactaAAACAAGTTTATAATGGAAAAATTCAGGTAGATCCCTCGCCGTTTCATTCCATTTGTTTCTGGGTtaagaaacattttgcaacagaatcggcgtaCTGAATACAGTCATTGTTAATGTGTCAAGTCATTGAGATACCAGTAcctggtattttattaggatccccgttagctgttgcgaaagcagcagctactctttctggggtccacaaaacatgaaataatacaaaacattaatagataagaacagctcaaggacagaactacatcaattttaaaaaaggcacatgtagcctacatatcaatagacacacaaactatctaggtttaaacgggagaggcgttgtgctctTCTCCTGCCCCCAATGAAATATCAACCTATCAGGAGCATTGGAAACTGTAAGGCTGGTGAATGTAAAAATACTTACTGGAGTATAAGTATAGAAGTAGTTGTCCTGTATTTCATAAAATAATAAGAGTTGGCTACACCATAAACAGTTTTCCATTCATACAACGTGTCTGGTAAATTTCCACAGTAGATTTGCCATGGTAAACGAGGAAATACTTTATTCGAGTTGTTCGGAATGATTGTCAAACAGATAAATCGCCTGTAGTCTGCTCATAAAGTATGACTTAGATGTTTTgatgataataccaaccagaggACGAAATAGTCTGGAAAAATGTTAGCTGCAATCAAGACTAAAAGATAACCTCAACATCCACATTAGGGAGTGGTAAATTTCTGGCAAATGTTGGTGGCAAATGAGATCAACTGTGCAGGAGATTTTAGAGCATATTGATGGTTTGAGAGATCAGCTGGCGATAATCTGGTGGCTTTCGATGGTTACAATTGGCCCTGTATCTCCTTGGACACCAGAGGCTCATCCCAACCTACAACAAGTTAATTCACCTTCAAGAAAATACCTAATGCTTAGGTTTAAATGTTACATGTGTTTGTTACCTGTCAGGTATTTTATGTCTGTAATATCTATttaacatttgtaatgtcttcaaTGTAAAATGTAAGCATTTTTATTGTGTTGGACCCCAACAAGATTAGCTGGCATCATGACATTAGTTAATGGGGTTCCTAATAACTTCAAATTCCAGCCTACAATATTACTGAATATCATAACTGCATTAATTTCAATAAATAGTTTCCTCAGTCATTTACTGTAGACATAATAGAACCAATTTCTTAATGTGCTCTAGCATTTCAGTGTGCCAGGTTTTTTCAAGTCCCTTCATTATTTATTTGCATTAAAGTTCAGGCTTTAGTGGTCAATGTCAAATTATATTTCTGAAAAGTTGTTTGTAAGACATTCTTACTGTGGCTCCAAGATGTCGCCCCCGCCTGGCCACCAGAAACAAGAGCCTGCCAGAGGCTGAGGGCTGCAGCTCCTCTCTGGGGCTCCCGCCATGAAGGAACTGCTCTCCATGTGCTACTCCTCCCCTGTGTTGCAGTGAAGCTCAGGCTCCAGTGGTACATTGTGTGCAATTTTGTAAGACATATTTCAGACATAATTTGACTGAATGTGGTCAAATTAACACTTTTTCCTCGCTCACCCTTTTGAAATCAAACATCTGATCAAATTACTGGTTATTCCCTAGAGTTCTTAGAAACAAATACATGTGGAACATGTCCAATTTGAGCCCATTGATCTGGTTGGGTGAAATGTGGTGCTTTATCACAAAAGGGCACAATTCTTTGCTCTAGCTTCTCCATTATTGCAGCACAAACAATATTAATCAAACAATAAACACAAAGGGTAAAATAGTGATAAAAATAAAGTGTGACAAAGGCAAACATCTGTTTTcaacaaaaatgttttattgagtGAAATGGAAACCTCTTTGGCCGTGGAAAACAATCACACTTGGCATTACAAGTTTGCTTTGCATATACCAACAAATCCCACCTGCACTTTTTGCGATAGAGCTTTGGCAACTTCATTTGTCAACCAGAAATAAGGACAATCATGAAAAATTAAAAGAAAACAAATAATTCAAAAGTAATAAGAAAAATACAATGTGTCTTTCAGCTCTGGTACTGGAGTTGCAAAGAAGAGAATGGAGAAACTGCGGTAATAAACAGTTAAACCTTATATTTAAATTAATTCATGCCTAACCATTCCTTAAGCCACCCCCCaaaatttatatattttttcaattacTTATTTAAGTATACATCATCTCTGCCATATGTGACATTTTCTTGGGAATATAAAGATAGTACTCCATGTAACCAGAAAGATCctctattgtgatgtcatcaacatAGGCCCGAGCCTGTTCGGAACAGGAACGCGGGGAGGTTGATGTGGTGGACCCATCGGTCTGAGTTCTCTGTTGCAGGGAGGTCTGGGACGTATCCTCTGGGCTCGCCAGGTTCCTCTCGCACTCTGAGAGGATGTTACGGAGGCCCGTGAAGGAGTAGACCTCTATGCCCTGCCAGCCCGTGCACTGGCACTCGCTCTGAGCGCAGGGGCACGGGCCCCCACCCTCGTGGAGCTTTGACAGGGACCTGAAGTCAGAGGGCACAGCTCCGGTTTTGGCTTCAGCCCCTACGCAGTGAGCTGCCTCTGGGACATCCTTGTCGTCAGACAGGGGCTGTCTGGGGCTGCCCTCCAGCTTGGCTGTGGGGCCTTCCCCAGAGGCAGCGGGGATGTGGGGCTCATAGCCAGCACCGCCAAACACAGGGGAGGAGTGGCCCGAGGAGAGCAGTTCCTTCTTGGCGGGGATCTCCAGGGAGGAGCTGCAACCTTCAGCCTCTGGCAGGCTCTTGTGTTTCAGATGGCCAGGTAAGGGCGACATCTTGGAACCACAGTAGGTGAACTTTGGAGGATGGAGAATGGGAGACTTGGATCTCCGGCGTCTTTGGCTTCTCACGGCTCCTCTTGACGTCTTCCTCATACAACTActacatagaaaaacaaaaatgTTAAAACCAAACATAACTATGATGGTAAAATAAAAATGGACCCAAACAGTCATTCTGATTACCATGCCTTTTGAGTGACTAAAATAAAACGCATAATATTTTGGTGGAATAGAAATGCTGTAAATTAGAAAAAGCACTGTCTCGTGGCTaactaccaggaagtttgaaaagataggctgagtgggcggggagcttacAGTCATGGTCTCGCCTTGAGTGACAGTTCTTTGAAATGCCCAAGTCAAGAAACTTGCAGTGAACAGTTGCATGAAAATCATCAAGCAAATGTTGTGatacacaaagcaactcaaacacTGAAATTGCATCAATGATGTCAATTTTTTTTATACACCACTTGTTTGGCATGTCTCTTGTGATGCGTTTCATAGCAGCACTGACaactgcatcagaactaccctttcgcccttttgttccatgctggctgaataccgagctagccagtaactagttAACACCATACACAAATGAAAAGGGAAACATTAGTATCTAGCTGAATAGTgtacatttttaaatatatttgccGACACCCTACAGTCAAATTTTGGGACCAGTAGTATAGCTATCTTGCTATATAAACCCCACCCCTTTGCAAACACACTTTGCGGATGTTGGTAACAAGGC
This is a stretch of genomic DNA from Oncorhynchus mykiss isolate Arlee chromosome 7, USDA_OmykA_1.1, whole genome shotgun sequence. It encodes these proteins:
- the oser1 gene encoding oxidative stress-responsive serine-rich protein 1; translation: MQLELGGWSLQPPPTMEEGGKDCEDETLQTAFKKLRVDAESLPATLHVCETITPRVVSRAFLEGAKPKLSCPKENWHGSCMRKTSRGAVRSQRRRRSKSPILHPPKFTYCGSKMSPLPGHLKHKSLPEAEGCSSSLEIPAKKELLSSGHSSPVFGGAGYEPHIPAASGEGPTAKLEGSPRQPLSDDKDVPEAAHCVGAEAKTGAVPSDFRSLSKLHEGGGPCPCAQSECQCTGWQGIEVYSFTGLRNILSECERNLASPEDTSQTSLQQRTQTDGSTTSTSPRSCSEQARAYVDDITIEDLSGYMEYYLYIPKKMSHMAEMMYT